In one Dermacentor albipictus isolate Rhodes 1998 colony chromosome 4, USDA_Dalb.pri_finalv2, whole genome shotgun sequence genomic region, the following are encoded:
- the LOC135900900 gene encoding uncharacterized protein isoform X1, with translation MSEMSHVLIKWIEEEKWDVYPISCIIDVAIGYRLYTDESAIEELRGTVLMCTWEKGKDAAPAELLDLGKPRALEKKRARLAAAAVGDIAAADDCCLLSDASGTFSVDEGESVCTTCEQLREELAALKRRNRELEELHECHKMVKKLKKMIEDDVIGGCVKPCPKMDIGGGVVVDNAVIEGLRRNCPGAPAKFARGLMRHLFTAEELRGKSLFGRRSNAHPCAPQRECLDPVKVNAIIGFTVAEFQADPMRLKSSLSSLLSREVK, from the exons ATGAGCGAAATGAGCCACGTGTTAATCAAGTGGATTGAGGAAGAGAAATGGGACGTGTATCCCATAAGCTGCATTATAGACGTGGCCATAGGATACCGATTATACACAGATGAAAGCGCCATCGAAGAGCTACGCGGCACTGTGCTGATGTGCACGTGGGAGAAAGGCAAAGATGCTGCCCCTGCTGAACTTTTGGACCTAG GCAAGCCCCGCGCTCTCGAAAAGAAGCGCGCGCGACTCGCCGCAGCCGCCGTAGGCGACATCGCCGCCGCCGATGACTGCTGCCTTTTGTCCGACGCATCGGGCACTTTCAGTGTTGATGAGGGAGaatcg GTGTGCACCACATGTGAGCAGCTGAGGGAAGAGTTGGCAGCCCTCAAGCGAAGAAATCGAGAATTGGAGGAACTGCATG aATGCCACAAGATGgtaaaaaagctaaaaaaaatgaTTGAGGACGACGTCATCGGGGGTTGTGTGAAGCCATGCCCAAAG ATGGACATCGGAGGCGGAGTTGTTGTAGACAACGCAGTAATTGAAGGACTGCGCCGCAATTGCCCTGGGGCCCCTGCTAAGTTTGCAAGAGGCCTCATGCGGCATCTGTTCACAGCAGAGGAGCTGCGTGGAAAATCACTGTTTGGACGGCGGTCCAATGCGCATCCTTGTGCACCTCAACGGGAATGCCTGGACCCTGTCAAAGTGAATGCCATTATCG GCTTCACCGTTGCAGAGTTCCAGGCGGACCCTATGAGGCTGAAAAGTAGCCTGTCGTCGCTGCTTTCGCGGGAAGTAAAGTAG
- the LOC135900900 gene encoding uncharacterized protein isoform X2 has translation MTRMDCITAGKPRALEKKRARLAAAAVGDIAAADDCCLLSDASGTFSVDEGESVCTTCEQLREELAALKRRNRELEELHECHKMVKKLKKMIEDDVIGGCVKPCPKMDIGGGVVVDNAVIEGLRRNCPGAPAKFARGLMRHLFTAEELRGKSLFGRRSNAHPCAPQRECLDPVKVNAIIGFTVAEFQADPMRLKSSLSSLLSREVK, from the exons ATGACCAGGATGGACTGCATTACAGCAG GCAAGCCCCGCGCTCTCGAAAAGAAGCGCGCGCGACTCGCCGCAGCCGCCGTAGGCGACATCGCCGCCGCCGATGACTGCTGCCTTTTGTCCGACGCATCGGGCACTTTCAGTGTTGATGAGGGAGaatcg GTGTGCACCACATGTGAGCAGCTGAGGGAAGAGTTGGCAGCCCTCAAGCGAAGAAATCGAGAATTGGAGGAACTGCATG aATGCCACAAGATGgtaaaaaagctaaaaaaaatgaTTGAGGACGACGTCATCGGGGGTTGTGTGAAGCCATGCCCAAAG ATGGACATCGGAGGCGGAGTTGTTGTAGACAACGCAGTAATTGAAGGACTGCGCCGCAATTGCCCTGGGGCCCCTGCTAAGTTTGCAAGAGGCCTCATGCGGCATCTGTTCACAGCAGAGGAGCTGCGTGGAAAATCACTGTTTGGACGGCGGTCCAATGCGCATCCTTGTGCACCTCAACGGGAATGCCTGGACCCTGTCAAAGTGAATGCCATTATCG GCTTCACCGTTGCAGAGTTCCAGGCGGACCCTATGAGGCTGAAAAGTAGCCTGTCGTCGCTGCTTTCGCGGGAAGTAAAGTAG